Proteins from a genomic interval of Quercus robur chromosome 9, dhQueRobu3.1, whole genome shotgun sequence:
- the LOC126699938 gene encoding inositol-tetrakisphosphate 1-kinase 1-like isoform X3, whose protein sequence is MSSPSPCSSSGSSQRYRIGYALSAKKVQSFIQNSLVNQAKQRGIDLIKIDSTKPLTQQGPFDCVIHKLYSSPDWKDQLRQLSLHQPNVVVIDSPESIERLHDRTSMLDVVTSLKIPQGSQTFEVPNQRVVHESENLMDSIEETGLKFPLIAKPVTADGSATSHEMSLVFNENGLKMLKTPIVMQEFVNHGGVIFKVYVVGEHVKCMKRRSLLDISEEKLNSTAVDEGLLLFSQISNLVVKNEVGGCSELEKAVIARNKGKGCCFSQVDELVEKAEMPPLEFVMELAQGLREALGLRLFNFDLIRDSRDGNRYFVFDINYFPRYAKMPDYESVLVDFFCDLVEEKRRKVELDVKENQEVRCGEIEEKNHLCE, encoded by the exons ATGTCTTCTCCATCTCCATGTTCTTCTTCTGGGTCTTCTCAAAGGTACCGCATAGGCTACGCTCTTTCAGCCAAAAAAGTTCAAAGCTTCATCCAAAACTCTTTAGTCAACCAAGCCAAACAACGCGGCATCGATCTCATCAAAATCGACTCCACAAAACCCTTAACCCAACAGGGACCGTTCGATTGCGTCATCCACAAACTCTACAGCAGCCCCGATTGGAAAGACCAATTGCGGCAACTCTCTCTCCATCAGCCAAACGTCGTCGTAATCGACTCTCCGGAATCCATCGAGCGTCTCCACGATCGAACCTCCATGCTCGATGTGGTTACCAGCTTGAAAATCCCTCAAGGGAGCCAAACGTTTGAGGTTCCAAATCAGAGAGTGGTGCATGAGTCTGAGAATCTTATGGATTCGATTGAAGAAACAGGGTTGAAGTTTCCCTTGATAGCGAAACCGGTAACGGCCGACGGCAGTGCCACGTCGCACGAGATGTCCTTGGTGTTCAACGAGAACGGGTTGAAGATGCTGAAAACACCAATTGTGATGCAAGAATTTGTAAACCACGGTGGAGTGATTTTCAAG GTGTATGTGGTGGGAGAACACGTTAAATGCATGAAGAGGAGATCGTTGCTGGATATATCTGAAGAAAAACTGAATAGTACGGCGGTGGATGAgggtttgttgttgttttcacAGATATCGAATTTGGTCGTGAAAAATGAAGTTGGGGGATGTTCTGAGCTGGAGAAGGCTGTTATTGCGAGAAATAAAGGGAAGGGATGTTGTTTCTCTCAAGtggatgagcttgtggagaAGGCGGAAATGCCACCTTTGGAGTTTGTGATGGAGTTAGCCCAAGGGTTGAGGGAGGCACTGGGGCTTAGGCTTTTTAACTTTGATTTGATTAGGGATAGTAGAGATGGGAATAGGTACTTTGTTTTTGATATCAATTACTTTCCTAGGTATGCTAAAATGCCTGACTATGAGTCGGTTTTGGTGGACTTTTTTTGTGATCTTGTGGAAGAGAAGAGGAGGAAGGTGGAATTGGATGTGAAGGAGAATCAAGAGGTGAGATGTGGTGAGATTGAAGAGAAAAATCACTTGTGTGAAtaa
- the LOC126699938 gene encoding inositol-tetrakisphosphate 1-kinase 1-like isoform X2, with translation MSSPSPCSSSGSSQRYRIGYALSAKKVQSFIQNSLVNQAKQRGIDLIKIDSTKPLTQQGPFDCVIHKLYSSPDWKDQLRQLSLHQPNVVVIDSPESIERLHDRTSMLDVVTSLKIPQGSQTFEVPNQRVVHESENLMDSIEETGLKFPLIAKPVTADGSATSHEMSLVFNENGLKMLKTPIVMQEFVNHGGVIFKVYVVGEHVKCVKRRSLLDISEEKLNSTAADEGLLSFSQISNLVAKNEFGGCSELEKAVIARNKGKGFCCSEVDELVEKAEMPPLEFVMELAQGLREALGLRLFNFDLIRDSRDGNRYFVFDINYFPRYAKMPDYESVLVDFFCDLVEEKRRKVELDVKENQEVRCGEIEEKNHLCE, from the exons ATGTCTTCTCCATCTCCATGTTCTTCTTCTGGGTCTTCTCAAAGGTACCGCATAGGCTACGCTCTTTCAGCCAAAAAAGTTCAAAGCTTCATCCAAAACTCTTTAGTCAACCAAGCCAAACAACGCGGCATCGATCTCATCAAAATCGACTCCACAAAACCCTTAACCCAACAGGGACCGTTCGATTGCGTCATCCACAAACTCTACAGCAGCCCCGATTGGAAAGACCAATTGCGGCAACTCTCTCTCCATCAGCCAAACGTCGTCGTAATCGACTCTCCGGAATCCATCGAGCGTCTCCACGATCGAACCTCCATGCTCGATGTGGTTACCAGCTTGAAAATCCCTCAAGGGAGCCAAACGTTTGAGGTTCCAAATCAGAGAGTGGTGCATGAGTCTGAGAATCTTATGGATTCGATTGAAGAAACAGGGTTGAAGTTTCCCTTGATAGCGAAACCGGTAACGGCCGACGGCAGTGCCACGTCGCACGAGATGTCCTTGGTGTTCAACGAGAACGGGTTGAAGATGCTGAAAACACCAATTGTGATGCAAGAATTTGTAAACCACGGTGGAGTGATTTTCAAGGTGTATGTGGTGGGAGAACACGTTAAATGCGTGAAGAGGAGATCATTGCTGGATATATCTGAAGAAAAACTGAATAGTACGGCGGCGGATGAGGGTTTGTTGTCGTTTTCACAGATATCGAATTTGGTCGCGAAAAATGAGTTTGGGGGATGTTCTGAGCTGGAGAAGGCTGTTATTGCGAGAAATAAAGGGAAGGGATTTTGTTGCTCTGAAGTGGATGAGCTCGTGGAGAAGGCGGAAATGCCAC CTTTGGAGTTTGTGATGGAGTTAGCCCAAGGGTTGAGGGAGGCACTGGGGCTTAGGCTTTTTAACTTTGATTTGATTAGGGATAGTAGAGATGGGAATAGGTACTTTGTTTTTGATATCAATTACTTTCCTAGGTATGCTAAAATGCCTGACTATGAGTCGGTTTTGGTGGACTTTTTTTGTGATCTTGTGGAAGAGAAGAGGAGGAAGGTGGAATTGGATGTGAAGGAGAATCAAGAGGTGAGATGTGGTGAGATTGAAGAGAAAAATCACTTGTGTGAAtaa
- the LOC126699939 gene encoding inositol-tetrakisphosphate 1-kinase 1-like yields MSSPTPSFCPMYRIGYSLSPKEVHSFIQNSLLDHAKQRDIDLIEIDPTKPLTQQGPFDCIIHKHYGPDWNNQLQQLSLDHPNVVVIDPPQAIEHLHNRVCMLDVVTSLKIPQGNQTIGVPNQRVLDESENLTDSIEEIGLKFPVIAKPISVDGSAKSHEMFLVFNENGLKKLKLKKPILMQEFVNHGGVIFKVYVVGDHVKYVKRSSLPDICEETLNSVAEDEGFLLFSKISNLIAKNSEAVGGSSDEVDEYCCEVEKLVEKAEMPPLEFVTELAKGLREAMGLRLFNFDLIRDSRDGHRYFVIDINYFPGYVNMPEYESCFVDFFCDVVQEKRKKNGDGEVELDVKENHHEEEALCE; encoded by the coding sequence atgtcttctcCAACTCCATCTTTTTGTCCAATGTACCGCATAGGCTATTCGCTTTCCCCAAAGGAAGTGCACAGCTTCATTCAAAACTCTTTACTCGATCACGCCAAACAACGCGACATCGATCTCATCGAAATCGATCCCACCAAGCCATTAACTCAGCAGGGACCTTTCGATTGCATCATCCACAAACACTATGGCCCCGACTGGAACAACCAATTGCAGCAACTCTCTCTCGATCACCCAAACGTCGTCGTAATCGACCCGCCGCAAGCAATCGAGCATCTCCACAACCGTGTCTGCATGCTTGATGTGGTTACCAGCTTGAAAATCCCGCAAGGGAACCAAACGATTGGGGTTCCAAATCAAAGAGTACTGGATGAGTCGGAGAATCTTACGGATTCGATTGAAGAAATAGGGCTCAAGTTTCCGGTGATAGCGAAACCGATATCGGTCGACGGCAGTGCCAAGTCACACGAGATGTTCTTGGTGTTCAACGAGAACGGGTTGAagaaactgaaactgaaaaaaccAATTTTGATGCAAGAATTTGTAAACCACGGTGGAGTGATTTTCAAGGTGTACGTGGTGGGCGATCACGTAAAATACGTGAAGAGGAGTTCGTTGCCTGATATATGCGAAGAGACACTGAATAGCGTAGCGGAGGATGAGGGTTTCTTGTTGTTTTCGAAGATATCGAATTTGATTGCGAAAAATAGTGAAGCGGTGGGAGGTTCTTCTGATGAGGTGGATGAATACTGTTGTGAAGTGGAGAAGCTTGTGGAGAAGGCGGAAATGCCACCTTTGGAGTTTGTGACGGAGTTAGCCAAAGGGTTGAGGGAGGCAATGGGGCTTAGGCTTTTTAACTTTGATTTGATTAGGGATAGTAGAGATGGGCATAGGTACTTTGTTATTGATATTAATTACTTTCCTGGGTACGTGAACATGCCGGAGTATGAGTCTTgttttgtggattttttctGTGATGTTGTGcaagagaagaggaagaagaatggTGATGGGGAGGTGGAATTGGATGTGAAGGAGAATCATCATGAGGAAGAAGCATTGTGTGAGTAA
- the LOC126699938 gene encoding inositol-tetrakisphosphate 1-kinase 1-like isoform X1, translating to MSSPSPCSSSGSSQRYRIGYALSAKKVQSFIQNSLVNQAKQRGIDLIKIDSTKPLTQQGPFDCVIHKLYSSPDWKDQLRQLSLHQPNVVVIDSPESIERLHDRTSMLDVVTSLKIPQGSQTFEVPNQRVVHESENLMDSIEETGLKFPLIAKPVTADGSATSHEMSLVFNENGLKMLKTPIVMQEFVNHGGVIFKVYVVGEHVKCVKRRSLLDISEEKLNSTAADEGLLSFSQISNLVAKNEFGGCSELEKAVIARNKGKGFCCSEVDELVEKAEMPPLEFVMGLAHGLREALVLRLFNFDLIRDSRDGNRYFVIDINYFPGYAKMPDYESVLVDFFCDLVEEKRRKVELDVKENQEVRCGEIEEKNHLCE from the exons ATGTCTTCTCCATCTCCATGTTCTTCTTCTGGGTCTTCTCAAAGGTACCGCATAGGCTACGCTCTTTCAGCCAAAAAAGTTCAAAGCTTCATCCAAAACTCTTTAGTCAACCAAGCCAAACAACGCGGCATCGATCTCATCAAAATCGACTCCACAAAACCCTTAACCCAACAGGGACCGTTCGATTGCGTCATCCACAAACTCTACAGCAGCCCCGATTGGAAAGACCAATTGCGGCAACTCTCTCTCCATCAGCCAAACGTCGTCGTAATCGACTCTCCGGAATCCATCGAGCGTCTCCACGATCGAACCTCCATGCTCGATGTGGTTACCAGCTTGAAAATCCCTCAAGGGAGCCAAACGTTTGAGGTTCCAAATCAGAGAGTGGTGCATGAGTCTGAGAATCTTATGGATTCGATTGAAGAAACAGGGTTGAAGTTTCCCTTGATAGCGAAACCGGTAACGGCCGACGGCAGTGCCACGTCGCACGAGATGTCCTTGGTGTTCAACGAGAACGGGTTGAAGATGCTGAAAACACCAATTGTGATGCAAGAATTTGTAAACCACGGTGGAGTGATTTTCAAGGTGTATGTGGTGGGAGAACACGTTAAATGCGTGAAGAGGAGATCATTGCTGGATATATCTGAAGAAAAACTGAATAGTACGGCGGCGGATGAGGGTTTGTTGTCGTTTTCACAGATATCGAATTTGGTCGCGAAAAATGAGTTTGGGGGATGTTCTGAGCTGGAGAAGGCTGTTATTGCGAGAAATAAAGGGAAGGGATTTTGTTGCTCTGAAGTGGATGAGCTCGTGGAGAAGGCGGAAATGCCACCTTTGGAGTTTGTGATGGGGTTAGCCCATGGGTTGAGGGAGGCACTGGTGCTGAGGCTTTTTAACTTTGATTTGATTAGGGATAGTCGAGATGGGAATAGGTACTTTGTTATTGATATCAATTACTTTCCTGG GTATGCTAAAATGCCTGACTATGAGTCGGTTTTGGTGGACTTTTTTTGTGATCTTGTGGAAGAGAAGAGGAGGAAGGTGGAATTGGATGTGAAGGAGAATCAAGAGGTGAGATGTGGTGAGATTGAAGAGAAAAATCACTTGTGTGAAtaa